The Sphingomicrobium aestuariivivum DNA window GCTTGGCGTCGAGCGGGACGAGCGGGCCGCGGGCGCGCAGGCTCGCCTGGTGGATGGCGCGGGCAAAGCTCTCCTTGCCGGTGCCGGGTTCGCCGACGATGAGGACGGGGAGGCGGTTGCGCGCGGCCTTGGCGGCAACCGCGAGCGCCGACCGGAACTGCGGCGCGGCGCCGACCAGTTGCTCGAGGCTCAGCTCGACGTCGAGTTTTTCGGACAAAGGCGCGAGTTCGCCGCCGGGGCGCCGGCGGTCGGCATGGGTGTTGAGCGCTTCGAGCAGGCGCTCGGGCGCGACGGGCTTGGACAGATAGTCGGAGGCACCCGCGCGCATGGCGTCGACCGCCAGTTCGACCGAGCCTTCGTCGGCCAGTACGATGACGGGCAGGTCAGGCCGCTCCTCGCGCAGCGCCTCGAGGAGGCGCGGGCCGGTGGCGCTGTCCCAGCTCGACAGGATCGCGGCACGCACCTCGCGGCCGTGCGGGCCCTGCAGGAGCCCAGTCGCGGTCTCGAGGTCGGCGGCACCGACCACCATCCAGTCCGCACGCTGGGCAACCGTCGAGACGAGCCGACGTTCATCGGCATTCGAATCGACCAGAAGCAGCGATCGCACCGTCGGTTCGCGCATGGACATTCCTCCCGTTGGACCCCCAGTCCTAGCGGGAGACGATGAAATAGGGGTTAAGAGCTTGGCAAGGGGCTTGTCGGCGGCCGCGCGGCGCGCTTAGAAGGCGGGGAAGAATTTATTCCGCACCTGTTGCGACAAAGGGACATCATGGCCGACAAGAAATATCCGACCGCGACTGAAATGGACTATCCGGCGCACCGCGCGACCTGGAGCCACTTCCTCAACCTGCTCAAGTGGTCGATCATCCTCGTGGTGCCCATTGTCATCCTCGTGATGATCATCATCGCCAATTGATGAAAATCGCCGTCCTCAAGGAGGGCGCGGACGAGCCCCGCGTCGCCGCCATTCCCGAAACGGTCAAGAAGCTGGCCGCCAAGGGGTATGAGGTGGTGATCGAGCAGGGCGCCGGGCAAAGAGCCGGCGTGTCCGATGCCGCCTATGAGGAGGCAGGCGCGACCATCGTGTCGCGTCCCGACGCCGTGAGCAGCGGCGACATCATCCTGACCGTCATGGGGCCCGACCCCGCCGAGCTGAAAGGTGCCAAGAAGGGTGCCTTCCTGGTCGGCGCGATGGCGCCCGACAGTCGCGGCGCCGAGATCGGCGGCTATGCGGGCCTCGGGCTCGAGGCGCTGGCGATGGAATGGATGCCGCGCATCACGCGCGCGCAGTCGATGGACATCCTGTCCTCGCAGTCGAACCTTGCGGGCTACAAGGCGGTGGTCGACGCCGCCTCGCTCTACGAGCGCGCCTTCCCGATGATGATGACCGCGGCAGGCACGGTGAGCCCCGCGAAGGTCTTCGTCATGGGGGTCGGCGTGGCCGGGCTGCAGGCGATCGCGACCGCCAAGCGCATGGGTGCGCAAGTCAGCGCGACCGACGTGCGTTCGGCGACGAAGGAACAGATCCAGTCACTCGGTGCCAAGCCGATCTTCGTCGAGGATGTCGAGGGGATCGAGGGCGAGGGCGCGGGCGGCTATGCCGGCGAGACCACCGAGGAATATAGACAAGCGCAGGCCGCGTTGGTGTCCGACCATATCGGCAAACAGGACGTGGTCATCACCACCGCGCTCATCCCGGGGCGCCCCGCGCCGCGGCTGATCAGCGATGAACAGCTCGCCGCGATGAAGCCGGGCAGCATCATCGTCGACCTTGCCGCCGAGGCGGGGGGCAATGTGGAGGGCTGCGTCGCGGGCCAGGTCACCGAGCGCCATGGCGTGAAGATCGTCGGCGCGGTGCAGCTTTCACGCAGCCTCGCGGGCGATG harbors:
- a CDS encoding aa3-type cytochrome c oxidase subunit IV, with amino-acid sequence MADKKYPTATEMDYPAHRATWSHFLNLLKWSIILVVPIVILVMIIIAN
- a CDS encoding NAD(P) transhydrogenase subunit alpha, with the translated sequence MKIAVLKEGADEPRVAAIPETVKKLAAKGYEVVIEQGAGQRAGVSDAAYEEAGATIVSRPDAVSSGDIILTVMGPDPAELKGAKKGAFLVGAMAPDSRGAEIGGYAGLGLEALAMEWMPRITRAQSMDILSSQSNLAGYKAVVDAASLYERAFPMMMTAAGTVSPAKVFVMGVGVAGLQAIATAKRMGAQVSATDVRSATKEQIQSLGAKPIFVEDVEGIEGEGAGGYAGETTEEYRQAQAALVSDHIGKQDVVITTALIPGRPAPRLISDEQLAAMKPGSIIVDLAAEAGGNVEGCVAGQVTERHGVKIVGAVQLSRSLAGDAAALFSRNLANFILAFTPEGGEPDAESAGDSGHLVLPEEDEIVAGIRLTRGGEIVHERLRAMG